In Macrotis lagotis isolate mMagLag1 chromosome 8, bilby.v1.9.chrom.fasta, whole genome shotgun sequence, a single genomic region encodes these proteins:
- the IGFBP3 gene encoding insulin-like growth factor-binding protein 3: MVSKLFLLWAAAAAALALLSRLAVAVGPVVRCEPCDTRALEQCKPLVPDCAELVREPGCGCCLTCALQEGHPCGVYTERCGAGLSCQPQPGEQRPLQALLDGRGLCTNVTASKLKAFLMQGPHATGNASDEEEDRNTSSMENQAIPSVPRVPDSKFHSHHTKLDIIRKGQAKDTQRYKMEYESQSTDTQNFSSESKQETEYGPCRREMEDTLNHLKFLNVLSPRGIHIPNCDKKGFYKKKQCRPSKGRKRGFCWCVDKYGQPLPGYDAKGKGDAHCYNMENK, encoded by the exons ATGGTGTCCAAGCTTTTCTTGCTCTGGGCCGCGGCCGCAGCCGCACTGGCGCTGCTGAGCCGGCTGGCGGTGGCCGTGGGGCCGGTGGTCCGCTGCGAGCCCTGCGACACGCGGGCTCTGGAGCAGTGCAAGCCGCTGGTGCCGGACTGCGCCGAGCTGGTGCGCGAGCCGGGCTGCGGCTGCTGCCTCACCTGCGCGCTGCAAGAGGGCCACCCCTGCGGCGTGTACACGGAGCGCTGCGGGGCCGGCCTCAGCTGCCAGCCCCAGCCCGGAGAGCAGAGACCCTTGCAGGCGCTCCTGGACGGCCGGGGCCTCTGTACCAATGTGACCGCCAGCAAGCTGAAGGCGTTCCTCATGCAAGGGCCGCACGCTACAG GAAATGCTAGTGATGAAGAAGAAGACCGGAACACCAGCAGCATGGAGAACCAGGCAATCCCCAGTGTTCCTCGAGTACCTGATTCCAAATTCCATTCACACCATACCAAACTAGACATCATCAGGAAAGGACAAGCCAAAGACACTCAGCGCTACAAAATGGAGTATGAGTCACAAAGCACAGACACACAGAACTTCTCTTCTGAATCCAAACAGGAGACTGAATAT GGACCTTGCCGCAGAGAAATGGAAGACACATTGAACCACCTGAAGTTTCTGAATGTCTTGAGCCCAAGAGGGATTCACATTCCAAATTGTGACAAGAAAGGATTCTATAAGAAGAAGCAA TGCcgcccatccaaaggaagaaaaaggggtTTCTGCTGGTGTGTGGATAAATATGGACAACCACTTCCTGGATATGATgccaaagggaaaggagatgccCACTGCTACAACATGGAGAACAAATAA